The proteins below are encoded in one region of Paenarthrobacter ilicis:
- a CDS encoding ABC transporter permease — translation MTTFIEETAAAPAGGPVKAQRPGGTRRKPNRSFVHGLVTNKKALVGMTVMVLFIAIALLAPILFPGDPSRITAMSSLEPSPEHWLGTTAKGQDVLALTVHGSRSSLFVGLTVGLASTFIGILVGLASAYFGKFIDEALSLLTNIFLLLPGLPLLVILAAFLPPGLGTVILVLVITGWAGSARVLRSQALSIRSKDFVAAAVVSGERAGRIMFREILPNMASIVMGTLLACVIYGIGAQAGLEFLGLGDVSTVSWGNNLFWAGNEGALLTGSWWVFVPSGVCIALVAFALALINYAVDEVTNPRLRKIKAPKTNERSAAK, via the coding sequence ATGACTACTTTCATTGAAGAAACCGCCGCTGCACCTGCGGGCGGGCCGGTAAAGGCCCAGCGTCCCGGAGGAACCCGGCGCAAACCCAACCGCAGCTTTGTCCATGGCCTTGTCACCAACAAAAAAGCCTTGGTGGGAATGACGGTGATGGTGCTTTTCATCGCCATCGCACTGCTGGCACCCATCCTGTTCCCCGGCGATCCATCAAGAATCACTGCGATGTCCTCTTTGGAACCGTCTCCTGAACACTGGCTGGGTACAACCGCCAAAGGCCAGGATGTCCTTGCCCTGACGGTTCACGGATCCCGGAGTTCCTTGTTCGTCGGGCTCACTGTCGGCCTGGCGTCCACGTTCATCGGCATCCTCGTGGGGCTCGCCTCGGCCTACTTCGGCAAGTTCATCGACGAGGCATTGTCCCTGCTGACGAACATCTTCCTGCTCCTTCCCGGCCTGCCGCTGCTGGTCATCCTGGCCGCCTTCCTTCCGCCTGGACTGGGCACGGTCATCCTCGTCCTTGTCATCACAGGCTGGGCCGGTTCAGCCCGCGTCCTGCGATCCCAGGCCCTGTCCATCCGATCCAAGGACTTCGTAGCCGCAGCCGTGGTCTCCGGCGAGCGCGCTGGCCGGATCATGTTCCGCGAGATCCTCCCCAACATGGCCTCGATCGTCATGGGGACCCTGCTGGCCTGTGTCATCTACGGCATCGGCGCGCAGGCGGGGCTGGAATTCCTGGGCTTGGGAGACGTCAGCACGGTCTCATGGGGCAACAACCTCTTCTGGGCCGGCAACGAAGGTGCACTCCTCACGGGCAGTTGGTGGGTCTTTGTTCCCTCCGGCGTCTGCATCGCACTGGTGGCCTTCGCCCTGGCCCTGATCAACTACGCCGTGGATGAAGTCACCAATCCCCGTTTGCGGAAAATCAAGGCACCAAAAACCAACGAACGGAGCGCCGCCAAATGA
- a CDS encoding ABC transporter substrate-binding protein yields the protein MTQPRFLRAARVTAASLAVGAMLLTGCAATVNKTSGTDAAANANAFLTIPREDMGTFVQNFNPFAPTVNPMVQQSIYESLLIFNPAKGDTVPWLATEWKAADDGKSITFTLRDGVKWSDGQPLVADDVAYTFELQKKFKGGYEYLDTVTADGNKVTFTFNKPWSPALYDVGQLSILPKHIWSALPDPEKDANAKPVGTGPYTEVDSFQAQSFVLKKNPNYWQPDKQKIAGIKMLAFAGNDGANLAAANGDVDWAPQYIPNIEKTFVSKDKEHRQYWFPATGSMINWQLNTAKAPFNDVDVRKALSMAVDRDQVTKIGMSGYAQPADCTGLSGNYEKWKNASIKDNCTWTNHDVQKANELLDKAGYTKGADGKRTLKDGKPFEFKISVGATSSDWLSVANVISQNLADVGVTAKVDSPDWAAVVAGYESGDFDSGIVWSANDPSPYKYFNTSMGSATVKPVGTKTFDNYHRFGDPKADALLAEFAAEADESRQKDLANKLQEEYNDVAPLVPLFSGPEWGAFNDTRFTGWPTQDNAYATLSVRAPTTVLVLTTLEPRK from the coding sequence ATGACACAACCCCGATTCCTGAGGGCTGCCCGCGTCACAGCGGCCAGCCTGGCAGTTGGCGCGATGCTGCTGACCGGCTGCGCGGCAACGGTCAACAAGACCAGCGGCACAGACGCCGCTGCCAACGCCAACGCGTTCCTCACCATCCCCCGCGAAGACATGGGAACGTTCGTCCAGAACTTCAATCCTTTCGCACCAACCGTGAACCCGATGGTTCAACAGTCCATTTATGAGTCGCTCCTGATCTTCAATCCGGCCAAGGGAGATACGGTTCCGTGGCTCGCCACCGAATGGAAAGCCGCGGACGACGGCAAGTCGATCACCTTCACCCTGCGTGACGGAGTGAAGTGGTCCGATGGGCAGCCACTGGTGGCGGACGATGTCGCGTACACCTTCGAGCTCCAAAAGAAGTTCAAGGGCGGCTACGAGTACCTGGATACCGTGACCGCCGACGGCAACAAGGTCACGTTCACTTTCAACAAACCCTGGTCCCCCGCCCTCTATGATGTGGGCCAGCTAAGCATTCTGCCCAAGCACATCTGGTCTGCACTGCCTGACCCGGAAAAGGATGCGAACGCCAAGCCCGTTGGCACCGGTCCGTACACCGAGGTGGACAGCTTCCAGGCCCAGTCCTTCGTGCTCAAGAAGAATCCGAACTACTGGCAGCCGGACAAGCAGAAGATCGCCGGCATCAAGATGCTCGCGTTCGCCGGGAACGACGGCGCCAACCTGGCCGCCGCCAACGGCGATGTTGACTGGGCGCCCCAGTACATCCCCAACATCGAGAAGACCTTCGTCTCCAAGGACAAAGAGCACCGCCAGTACTGGTTCCCTGCCACCGGGTCCATGATCAATTGGCAGCTGAACACGGCCAAGGCACCTTTCAACGATGTCGATGTCCGCAAGGCGCTCAGCATGGCTGTGGATCGGGACCAGGTCACCAAGATCGGCATGAGCGGCTACGCCCAACCGGCCGACTGCACGGGCCTGTCCGGCAATTACGAGAAGTGGAAGAACGCCTCGATCAAGGACAACTGCACGTGGACCAACCACGATGTCCAGAAGGCCAATGAGCTCCTGGACAAGGCCGGGTACACCAAGGGCGCTGACGGTAAGCGGACCCTCAAGGACGGCAAGCCCTTCGAATTCAAGATCTCCGTGGGGGCGACGTCATCGGACTGGCTTTCTGTGGCCAACGTGATCTCCCAGAACCTGGCCGACGTGGGCGTCACCGCGAAGGTGGACTCCCCCGATTGGGCTGCCGTGGTTGCGGGATACGAGTCAGGCGATTTTGATTCCGGCATTGTCTGGTCCGCCAACGACCCCAGCCCTTACAAGTACTTCAATACCTCCATGGGCTCAGCCACGGTGAAACCGGTGGGTACCAAGACGTTCGACAACTACCACCGCTTCGGTGACCCCAAGGCAGACGCCCTGCTGGCGGAGTTCGCTGCCGAGGCTGACGAGTCCCGGCAGAAGGACCTCGCCAACAAGCTCCAGGAAGAGTACAACGACGTCGCGCCGCTGGTGCCGCTGTTCTCCGGCCCGGAATGGGGCGCGTTCAACGACACCCGCTTCACCGGTTGGCCCACCCAGGACAACGCGTATGCCACCCTTTCGGTCCGCGCTCCCACCACGGTCCTGGTGCTGACAACGCTCGAACCGCGCAAGTAA
- a CDS encoding DUF3040 domain-containing protein, with amino-acid sequence MELSPSDKQALDTIAAGLEADDPAFAVLMSTKDLKRARRRIYLRGVVVAFWGLGLLLTSFPLGSLPLGVLGFMMMGGGSYWATLFIDDVFARLR; translated from the coding sequence ATGGAACTTTCACCTTCCGATAAACAGGCATTGGACACTATCGCCGCAGGACTGGAGGCGGACGATCCCGCATTCGCAGTCCTCATGAGCACCAAAGACCTGAAGCGCGCCCGCAGGAGGATCTATCTCCGTGGGGTGGTGGTGGCCTTCTGGGGCCTGGGACTTCTCCTGACCAGCTTTCCCTTGGGCAGCCTGCCCCTGGGCGTCCTCGGTTTCATGATGATGGGCGGCGGAAGCTACTGGGCAACATTGTTCATTGACGACGTATTTGCCCGGCTTCGGTGA
- a CDS encoding ABC transporter ATP-binding protein: MSTLAAQPSTTSAGGLGPALEIRGLGKSFPIGGLFSRQSVRALHNVDLSIGRGQIVALVGESGSGKSTLARCVARLEKPSTGSILLDGTDVLKRDRFQASRSYRSKLQMVFQDPFGSLNPAHRIEHFLRRSLAIHHKGGASEEAIQRRLEELMTTVGLQSDMLNSYPHELSGGQRQRVAIARALAVEPQVILADEPTSMLDVSVRIGVLNLMAKLRDEQGISMLYITHDLASARYLADRIAVMFAGEIVEEGESLDLLANPAHPYTQLLVSAVPDPARAGSYDPIRRAELRQAVMASTHCAFDGDPHQQCSASGPVRHHVGEAENGHWVRCHLYRPQPGSSGHALATEPLTTEPQAIESTESKASA; this comes from the coding sequence ATGAGCACCCTCGCAGCACAACCATCAACCACCTCCGCAGGCGGGCTGGGTCCCGCCTTGGAAATCCGGGGCCTGGGTAAAAGCTTCCCCATCGGCGGGTTGTTCTCCCGGCAATCCGTCCGTGCCCTTCACAATGTGGATCTGAGCATCGGCCGCGGCCAAATCGTGGCCTTGGTGGGTGAATCCGGTTCCGGGAAGAGCACTCTGGCCCGGTGCGTGGCCCGCTTGGAAAAGCCAAGCACAGGTTCCATCCTGCTGGACGGGACAGACGTCCTCAAACGGGACCGCTTCCAGGCCTCGCGCTCCTATCGCTCCAAGCTGCAGATGGTCTTCCAGGACCCCTTCGGTTCGCTCAACCCCGCACACCGGATCGAGCACTTCCTGCGGAGGTCCTTGGCGATCCATCACAAGGGTGGTGCGTCCGAGGAAGCAATCCAGCGGCGGCTCGAAGAGCTGATGACAACCGTTGGCCTGCAAAGCGACATGCTTAACTCCTACCCGCATGAGCTCTCAGGAGGTCAGCGCCAACGCGTCGCGATCGCCCGGGCACTGGCCGTGGAGCCCCAGGTGATCCTGGCGGATGAACCCACCTCCATGCTGGACGTCTCCGTTCGGATCGGAGTCCTGAACCTGATGGCCAAACTCCGGGACGAACAGGGCATCTCCATGCTTTACATCACCCACGACCTCGCCTCGGCCCGCTACCTGGCAGACCGGATTGCCGTGATGTTTGCCGGCGAAATCGTTGAAGAGGGCGAGTCGCTGGATCTCTTGGCCAACCCCGCGCACCCGTATACACAGCTTTTGGTCTCCGCCGTTCCGGACCCGGCCCGGGCAGGTTCCTATGACCCGATCCGCCGGGCGGAACTGCGCCAGGCGGTGATGGCGTCCACGCACTGCGCTTTCGACGGCGACCCGCACCAGCAGTGTTCAGCGTCCGGGCCTGTCCGGCACCACGTGGGCGAAGCCGAAAACGGTCACTGGGTGCGCTGCCACCTGTACCGGCCCCAGCCCGGCAGCAGCGGCCACGCCCTGGCTACGGAGCCTTTGACCACCGAACCGCAGGCGATCGAATCAACAGAGAGCAAGGCCTCCGCATGA
- a CDS encoding ABC transporter permease, translated as MRFILRRLGFYLIAFWASITLNFMLPRFMPGDPVSRMFARSQDRMQPEQIEALRKLLGVDDRPLWAQYVDYMHNIFTGQMGVSISRFPTPVTEVISSQIGWTLLLGGTALVIAAVVGNLLGILAAWRRGGAIDSALPPLLVFIGSFPYFWLAMGALYLFGVVLGWFPIRHAFTDGLEPAFTWEFIGDVGAHLVLPALTIVLVSIGGWMLGMRNTMIATNSEDYITMAEAKGLRPGRIMLRYAARNAMLPSVTSFGMGLGFVVGGALLTEVVFAYPGVGYQLLNAVQGLDYPLMQGLFLTITAAVLLANFLVDILYVRLDPRVRSN; from the coding sequence GTGCGCTTCATCCTGCGCCGTCTGGGTTTCTATCTGATCGCCTTCTGGGCATCGATCACCCTGAACTTTATGCTCCCGCGCTTCATGCCGGGCGACCCCGTCTCACGCATGTTTGCCCGCTCCCAGGACAGAATGCAGCCCGAACAGATCGAGGCGCTCCGCAAGCTTCTGGGGGTGGACGATCGCCCTTTGTGGGCGCAATACGTCGACTACATGCACAACATCTTTACTGGCCAGATGGGCGTCTCCATCTCCCGGTTCCCCACCCCTGTCACCGAAGTGATCTCGTCGCAGATCGGCTGGACCCTCCTCCTGGGCGGAACAGCACTTGTCATTGCCGCCGTGGTTGGCAACCTCTTGGGCATCCTTGCCGCGTGGAGGAGGGGCGGGGCGATCGACTCCGCGCTTCCACCGTTGCTGGTGTTCATCGGCTCCTTCCCCTACTTTTGGCTCGCCATGGGGGCGCTGTACCTGTTCGGCGTCGTCCTGGGCTGGTTTCCCATCCGCCATGCGTTCACCGACGGCCTGGAGCCGGCTTTCACTTGGGAGTTCATCGGCGACGTCGGAGCGCACCTTGTGCTGCCGGCGTTGACGATCGTCCTGGTCTCCATCGGTGGCTGGATGCTGGGCATGAGGAACACCATGATCGCCACCAACTCCGAGGACTACATCACCATGGCCGAAGCCAAAGGGCTGCGACCAGGCCGCATCATGCTCCGCTACGCCGCCCGCAACGCCATGCTCCCCTCAGTGACCAGCTTTGGTATGGGCCTGGGCTTCGTGGTCGGTGGCGCCCTGCTCACCGAAGTGGTGTTCGCCTACCCAGGGGTTGGCTACCAACTCCTCAACGCCGTCCAAGGCCTGGATTACCCGTTGATGCAGGGACTGTTCCTGACCATCACCGCCGCGGTTCTCCTGGCCAACTTCCTGGTGGACATCCTTTACGTCCGCCTCGACCCGCGCGTGCGCAGCAACTAG
- a CDS encoding ABC transporter ATP-binding protein, which yields MTVSQVSFGSHEPVLEVKNLTVKYIGDTRSTTAVDRVSFSIGTGEVFGLAGESGCGKSTIANSIMRLLKDPAKIAGGSISFGGKDVLAMSPEELRRFRWQDVAMVFQSAMNSLNPVLTIGEQIVDIFTTHAGYSRRESLRRAGELLEIVRIDSARLKSYPHQLSGGMRQRAVIAMAVALKPSLLILDEPTTALDVVVQQEIMAQIKELQRELGFSVLFITHDMSLMVELSHRMAVMYGGRIVETAKAQDVYSQPRHPYTKALMGAFPPLSGPRVPLTGLPEGVKFLDIPDLTEVAPGHLVAPVHAGASANPTHLPLPLEGATP from the coding sequence ATGACTGTTTCCCAAGTCTCCTTCGGTTCCCATGAGCCGGTCCTGGAAGTCAAGAACCTTACAGTCAAGTACATCGGCGACACCCGCTCCACCACCGCCGTCGATCGTGTTTCCTTCAGCATCGGCACCGGCGAAGTCTTTGGCCTGGCCGGAGAATCCGGGTGCGGGAAGTCCACCATCGCCAACTCGATCATGCGCCTGCTGAAAGACCCGGCCAAAATAGCCGGAGGCAGCATCTCCTTCGGCGGCAAGGACGTCCTGGCCATGAGCCCGGAGGAACTGCGCCGGTTCCGCTGGCAGGACGTTGCCATGGTGTTCCAGTCGGCCATGAATTCACTGAATCCGGTGTTGACCATTGGCGAACAGATCGTGGACATCTTTACTACGCATGCAGGGTACTCACGCAGGGAATCACTGCGGCGGGCCGGGGAGCTCCTGGAGATCGTCAGGATCGATTCCGCGCGGCTGAAGTCCTACCCCCACCAGCTTTCCGGGGGCATGCGGCAGCGGGCGGTGATCGCCATGGCCGTTGCACTGAAGCCCTCGCTGCTGATCCTGGACGAGCCCACCACCGCCCTGGACGTGGTGGTGCAGCAGGAAATCATGGCCCAAATCAAGGAACTGCAACGCGAACTGGGCTTCTCCGTCCTGTTCATCACCCATGACATGTCCCTCATGGTGGAGCTCTCCCACCGTATGGCCGTCATGTACGGAGGGAGGATCGTGGAAACGGCCAAGGCACAGGACGTCTATTCGCAGCCCCGCCACCCTTACACCAAGGCCTTGATGGGTGCTTTCCCGCCCTTGAGCGGGCCCCGCGTTCCCCTGACCGGCTTGCCGGAGGGCGTGAAGTTCCTGGACATCCCGGATCTCACGGAAGTGGCGCCGGGTCACCTGGTGGCCCCTGTGCATGCCGGGGCATCCGCCAATCCCACCCACCTCCCCTTGCCCTTGGAAGGAGCCACCCCATGA
- a CDS encoding glycoside hydrolase family 32 protein: protein MTEQIHPLATVPRDELVSRAEADPLRPRFHFVSPGGWLNDPNGVSHWDGTYHLFYQYNPEGAFHHSIHWGHATSTDLVTWTDQPVALSPSEGPDAEGCWSGVVVNDGGVPTVVYSGRSNGRELPCVAVGSPDLLVWTKDPGNPVIAAPPAGVDITAYRDHCVWREGTTWRHLVGSGIRGRGGTAFLYESGDLRSWNYVGPLFIGDASQGDPAGTDWTGTMWECVDLFRADGASLGSVPASGAPDVLVFSAWDDGDTRHPLYWTGRYSGDSYTPAELHRLDYGGRFFYAPQSFLDDSGRRIMFGWLQEGRSDSAMVEAGWSGVMSLPRVATPAHDGTLAFAPVPELENLRTRHVNVSGRVLVAGGTPSVTGVCGNQLDLELDLQLAPGSTLQLGVLGTADGTETTLIELIRAQDDSPGTLRLDRSRSSLDLSTDAEEKTGPVPLPDGRVHLRVLIDRSAIEIFANGKPLTARVYPTLGGQHVSLAASTGTVRLVSMDAWAMRDVFNGPRPLFP from the coding sequence ATGACTGAGCAGATCCATCCCCTTGCCACCGTTCCCCGCGACGAGCTCGTGTCCCGCGCAGAGGCCGATCCCCTGCGTCCGCGATTCCATTTTGTGTCACCGGGCGGATGGCTCAACGATCCCAACGGTGTCAGCCACTGGGACGGCACCTATCACCTGTTCTACCAATACAATCCTGAGGGCGCCTTCCATCACAGCATCCATTGGGGCCACGCCACCAGCACTGACTTGGTGACCTGGACGGACCAGCCGGTCGCTCTCAGCCCGTCGGAAGGTCCCGATGCAGAGGGTTGCTGGTCCGGTGTGGTCGTCAACGACGGCGGCGTACCCACCGTGGTCTATTCGGGCCGATCCAACGGAAGGGAACTGCCTTGCGTGGCGGTGGGCTCCCCCGATCTCTTGGTCTGGACCAAAGATCCCGGCAATCCCGTCATCGCAGCCCCTCCGGCCGGCGTCGACATCACCGCCTACCGGGACCACTGCGTCTGGCGCGAGGGCACCACCTGGCGTCACCTGGTGGGCTCCGGTATCCGAGGCCGGGGTGGTACGGCCTTCCTGTACGAATCCGGGGACCTGCGGTCCTGGAACTATGTGGGGCCGCTGTTCATCGGCGACGCATCCCAGGGGGACCCCGCCGGCACGGACTGGACCGGAACCATGTGGGAATGCGTGGACCTTTTCCGGGCCGACGGTGCTTCCTTGGGCTCCGTCCCAGCCAGCGGCGCACCGGATGTGCTGGTCTTCTCAGCATGGGACGACGGCGACACCCGCCACCCGCTGTACTGGACAGGACGCTACTCCGGGGATAGTTACACCCCCGCGGAACTCCATCGCCTGGACTACGGAGGACGGTTCTTTTACGCCCCGCAATCCTTCCTTGACGACTCCGGACGCCGGATCATGTTCGGGTGGCTGCAGGAAGGCCGGTCCGATTCTGCCATGGTGGAGGCCGGTTGGTCGGGGGTCATGAGCCTCCCCCGCGTCGCCACACCGGCCCACGATGGAACCCTGGCTTTCGCACCGGTTCCGGAACTGGAGAATCTGCGCACCAGGCACGTGAACGTCAGCGGGAGGGTCCTGGTGGCTGGCGGAACACCGTCAGTGACGGGGGTATGCGGCAACCAGCTTGACCTTGAACTGGACCTCCAACTGGCCCCGGGTTCGACACTGCAACTCGGAGTGCTGGGAACTGCCGACGGCACCGAGACCACGCTCATTGAACTCATCCGAGCACAAGATGACTCCCCCGGCACCCTCAGGCTGGACCGCAGCCGCAGCAGCCTGGACCTGTCAACGGATGCCGAAGAGAAGACCGGACCGGTCCCCCTGCCGGATGGGCGTGTTCACCTAAGGGTCCTCATTGACCGCTCGGCGATCGAGATCTTCGCCAATGGCAAGCCCCTCACGGCCCGCGTTTATCCCACTCTGGGTGGCCAGCATGTCAGTCTGGCAGCCTCGACGGGCACGGTCCGCTTGGTCTCCATGGACGCTTGGGCAATGCGGGACGTCTTCAACGGTCCGCGGCCCCTCTTTCCATAG
- a CDS encoding LacI family DNA-binding transcriptional regulator yields the protein MAKSTPSPAAAPVRQRGVTMNDVAKHAGVSRTAVSFVLSNRENASISEETRARINHAVQELGYRPNAGARALASQRSDWYGIVTEIVTAPFAVDIIKGAQDQAWLDRKFLLIAPSDQADAVGPNKGLEDAATEKLLEQRVEGLLYAATFHRAVHVPASANEVPTVLINCFDADGKLPSIVPDERAGGRIAVERLLRAGHRRIGIINLDPNIPAAVGRLQGARDALEASGLTLDPELVVSGNATADGGYEAACRILDRYPAGAGRPTALFCLNDRMAMGAYDAIKERGLTIPADIAVIGFDNQELIAAYLRPKLTTVALPFEKMGALGVQTLAALTAGQPILADQQLVDCPLLERSSV from the coding sequence ATGGCGAAAAGTACTCCTTCCCCCGCTGCAGCACCCGTGCGGCAGCGGGGAGTCACCATGAATGACGTTGCCAAACACGCCGGCGTTTCCCGCACTGCGGTTTCCTTTGTCCTCAGCAACCGTGAAAACGCGAGCATCTCCGAGGAGACCAGGGCGCGCATCAACCACGCCGTCCAGGAACTGGGCTACCGCCCCAACGCCGGAGCCAGGGCCCTGGCATCCCAGCGAAGCGACTGGTATGGGATAGTCACCGAGATCGTGACTGCACCCTTCGCCGTCGACATCATCAAAGGAGCCCAGGACCAAGCATGGCTTGACCGTAAGTTCCTGCTCATCGCGCCCTCCGACCAGGCCGATGCTGTAGGACCGAACAAAGGTTTGGAGGACGCCGCCACGGAGAAACTCCTGGAACAACGGGTGGAAGGACTCCTGTACGCGGCCACCTTCCACCGCGCGGTCCACGTTCCGGCCAGCGCCAACGAGGTACCAACCGTCCTCATCAACTGCTTCGATGCTGACGGGAAGTTGCCTTCAATCGTCCCGGACGAGCGAGCAGGCGGCAGGATCGCCGTCGAACGTTTGCTCCGGGCCGGCCACCGCCGGATCGGAATCATCAACCTGGACCCGAACATACCCGCCGCCGTCGGGCGGTTGCAGGGTGCACGGGACGCGCTGGAAGCCTCCGGGCTGACACTTGATCCTGAGCTGGTGGTTTCCGGAAATGCCACCGCAGACGGTGGCTATGAGGCAGCATGCCGGATACTTGACCGCTATCCGGCAGGCGCGGGCCGGCCAACAGCCCTCTTCTGCCTCAACGACCGCATGGCGATGGGCGCCTATGACGCCATCAAGGAGCGGGGACTGACCATCCCTGCCGACATCGCAGTGATCGGCTTCGACAACCAGGAACTGATTGCTGCCTACCTCAGGCCCAAACTGACCACGGTTGCGTTGCCCTTTGAAAAAATGGGTGCCCTGGGAGTCCAGACACTCGCCGCTCTAACAGCAGGACAGCCGATCCTTGCCGACCAGCAATTGGTCGACTGTCCGCTGCTAGAACGCTCTTCGGTCTGA
- a CDS encoding glycoside hydrolase family 32 protein: protein MKDSPSVSRRSLLTGAGAVALAAPLAVSDAGAALAAPASPDNAPSGQSPKGRTRMRPEYHFSVPDNWKNDPQRPIYLDGEYHYYYLYNADYISGGGGTSWRRATTTDHVTFRDRGVAIPKFSNSNGDCWSGSLVVDDRNTAGYGAGAVIAILTQAPGGRQAQYLWYSTDRGATFKPGGTAPVLPNPGTADFRDPKVIRDQDRNRWLMINAEGQKLGFYASSDLRSWQRVGEFVRADLGVLECPDIFKMTADDGTSHWVLGTSANGKGRGLPATYAYWTGTFDGSTFTSDRPEPEWIDYGFDFYGAVTYPHHNAAGAEDPTLRRAIGWANFWDYPHNTPTLATDGYNGDDMIVRDLRLKRGTGGYYLASAPTAALANHVKRTHEPGDVTVTGTRDLDLRLRAYDLSCELVWDPAAPPANIGLEVCRAPGGGRHVAAGVFLRGPFAYVNRRPTINPTAGETQTPVDPQSGRLLLRLLVDSTSVELFLGDGRVVHSHRVFPLEGDDGIRLYANEGTATFRNLHINEIKATP from the coding sequence ATGAAGGACTCACCCTCTGTATCCCGTCGTTCACTCCTGACCGGTGCGGGCGCCGTCGCCTTGGCCGCCCCTCTGGCCGTTTCAGACGCCGGCGCCGCTTTGGCCGCTCCGGCCTCACCTGACAACGCCCCAAGCGGACAATCCCCGAAAGGACGGACCCGCATGCGCCCCGAATACCACTTCAGCGTGCCCGACAACTGGAAGAACGATCCGCAGCGCCCCATCTACCTCGACGGGGAATATCACTACTACTACCTCTACAACGCCGACTACATCAGCGGCGGCGGCGGCACCTCCTGGCGCCGTGCCACCACCACCGACCACGTCACGTTCCGGGACCGTGGAGTCGCCATTCCGAAGTTCAGCAACAGCAATGGGGACTGCTGGTCCGGTTCCTTGGTGGTGGATGACCGGAACACTGCCGGCTACGGGGCCGGCGCGGTCATCGCCATCCTCACCCAGGCGCCCGGGGGCCGTCAGGCACAATATCTCTGGTATTCCACGGACCGCGGCGCCACTTTCAAGCCCGGAGGAACTGCCCCGGTGCTCCCCAACCCCGGTACGGCAGACTTCCGGGATCCCAAGGTGATCCGGGACCAGGACCGGAACCGGTGGCTTATGATCAACGCCGAGGGCCAGAAACTTGGCTTCTACGCCTCGTCTGACCTCCGGTCCTGGCAGCGGGTGGGTGAGTTCGTCCGGGCCGACCTGGGTGTGCTCGAATGTCCGGACATCTTCAAGATGACCGCCGACGACGGTACCTCCCATTGGGTCTTGGGCACCAGTGCCAACGGCAAAGGCCGCGGGTTGCCCGCCACCTATGCGTACTGGACAGGTACCTTCGACGGCAGCACCTTCACGTCCGACCGGCCGGAGCCGGAATGGATCGACTACGGCTTCGACTTCTACGGGGCGGTGACGTACCCCCACCACAATGCTGCGGGAGCCGAGGACCCGACGCTTCGCCGCGCCATCGGCTGGGCGAACTTCTGGGACTACCCCCACAACACTCCCACGCTGGCAACAGACGGATACAACGGCGACGACATGATCGTGCGCGATCTGCGATTGAAACGCGGAACCGGCGGATACTACCTCGCCTCCGCTCCCACCGCCGCCCTGGCCAACCACGTCAAGCGCACCCACGAGCCGGGTGATGTGACGGTCACAGGGACGCGCGACCTTGACCTCCGTTTGCGGGCCTACGATCTTTCCTGCGAACTGGTGTGGGATCCCGCTGCCCCGCCGGCCAACATCGGATTGGAGGTTTGCCGCGCCCCGGGCGGCGGCAGGCATGTGGCCGCAGGGGTCTTCCTGCGGGGCCCGTTCGCCTATGTCAACCGTCGGCCAACGATCAACCCCACCGCCGGAGAAACCCAGACGCCGGTAGACCCTCAGTCCGGTCGCCTCTTGCTCCGGCTCCTGGTGGACAGCACCAGCGTCGAGCTGTTCCTGGGCGACGGTCGTGTTGTGCACTCGCACCGCGTGTTCCCCCTTGAAGGCGACGACGGGATCCGGCTGTACGCCAATGAAGGCACGGCGACGTTCCGGAACCTCCACATCAACGAGATCAAAGCAACCCCGTAG